From the genome of Nitrospira sp., one region includes:
- a CDS encoding DegT/DnrJ/EryC1/StrS family aminotransferase — MNIPLLDLKAQYQSMRSEILAAIEATCDEQGFILGPRVVALEQAVATYTGSAHGIGVASGSDALLLALMALGVKAGDEVVTVPFTFFATAGAISRLGAKPVFIDIRPDDFNMDPALLEQAITKRTKAIIPVHLFGQCAEMDAINAIARRHNIGVIEDACQAIGARQKGRHAGVLGDVACFSFFPSKNLGGFGDAGMVTTNDKALAESIAMLRVHGSRVRYVHEAIGINSRLDALQAAVLLVKLKHLDQWAEGRRRNAARYVQLFTEANLADRLTLPVVGPDNFHVFNQFTIRVQKRDELRSYLKDQGVGSEVYYPLPLHLQNCYRDLGYQKGAFPQSERAAEEVLSLPIYAELSDEQLQYVVQTIASFYRKR, encoded by the coding sequence ATCGATGCGCAGTGAAATCCTGGCTGCGATTGAGGCCACCTGTGACGAACAGGGCTTTATTCTCGGCCCGCGGGTGGTGGCGCTGGAACAGGCGGTGGCGACCTATACCGGCAGTGCCCATGGCATCGGAGTCGCTTCCGGCAGCGACGCGCTGTTGCTGGCGCTGATGGCCTTGGGCGTGAAGGCCGGCGATGAAGTGGTCACGGTGCCTTTTACCTTCTTTGCGACGGCGGGGGCGATTTCCAGGCTGGGGGCCAAGCCGGTCTTCATCGACATTCGGCCTGACGATTTCAATATGGATCCGGCGCTGTTGGAGCAGGCCATTACGAAGCGAACCAAGGCGATCATTCCCGTGCACCTCTTCGGTCAATGCGCCGAGATGGATGCGATCAACGCGATCGCCCGGCGGCACAACATCGGCGTCATCGAAGATGCCTGCCAGGCCATCGGGGCCCGTCAAAAAGGACGGCACGCCGGGGTGTTGGGCGATGTGGCCTGTTTCAGCTTTTTCCCGTCAAAGAACCTCGGAGGGTTCGGAGATGCCGGTATGGTGACCACGAATGACAAGGCGCTGGCGGAGTCCATCGCCATGTTGCGAGTTCACGGAAGCCGGGTGCGCTACGTCCATGAGGCGATCGGGATCAACAGCCGGTTGGATGCGTTGCAAGCGGCGGTGTTGTTGGTGAAGTTGAAACATCTCGATCAGTGGGCGGAAGGTCGTCGCCGGAATGCCGCGCGGTATGTGCAATTGTTCACGGAGGCGAACCTGGCGGATCGCCTCACCCTGCCTGTGGTAGGTCCCGATAACTTCCACGTCTTTAATCAGTTCACGATTCGAGTGCAGAAGCGTGACGAGCTGCGGAGTTATCTGAAAGACCAGGGCGTGGGGTCGGAAGTGTATTACCCACTGCCTCTGCATTTGCAGAATTGTTATCGTGATCTGGGTTATCAGAAAGGTGCGTTCCCACAATCGGAACGTGCGGCCGAAGAAGTGCTCTCGCTTCCCATCTACGCGGAACTTTCCGACGAACAGCTTCAATACGTCGTACAGACGATCGCCTCGTTCTATCGCAAACGCTAG